Proteins encoded in a region of the Moritella marina ATCC 15381 genome:
- a CDS encoding NADH:ubiquinone reductase (Na(+)-transporting) subunit B translates to MGLKNYIEGMEHHFEPGGKHEKWFALYEAVATGLFTPGFVTKGKTHVRDNIDLKRIMILVWMCALPMVFWGMYNIGAQANTAIASGAGIAFDDWHVALLSALGVTMGEGAGVIANMLYGAVYFLPIYATVFVVGGFWEVLFAAVRKHEVNEGFFVTSILFALILPANIPLWQAAIGITFGVVIAKEVFGGTGKNFLNPALAGRAFLFFAYPSDISGDAVWTAVDGFSGATALSSAAAGGLEGLTSSLTWADAFIGNMQGSTGEVSALIILLSGGVLLVAGVASWRIVSGVMIGMVATSLLFNMIGSDTNPMFEVPFYWHLVIGGFAFGMMFMATDPVSASFTDNGKWAYGILIGLMVVLIRVVNPAFPEGMMLAILFANLFAPLFDHFVVQANIKRRLARNG, encoded by the coding sequence ATGGGTCTTAAGAATTATATCGAAGGGATGGAACATCACTTCGAACCAGGTGGTAAACACGAAAAATGGTTTGCCTTGTATGAAGCGGTGGCAACCGGTTTATTTACACCAGGTTTTGTTACAAAAGGTAAAACACACGTACGTGATAATATCGACTTAAAACGTATTATGATTTTAGTATGGATGTGTGCATTGCCGATGGTTTTCTGGGGCATGTACAACATTGGTGCTCAAGCAAACACCGCGATTGCATCAGGTGCTGGCATCGCATTTGACGATTGGCATGTTGCGCTACTAAGTGCACTTGGCGTTACGATGGGCGAAGGCGCTGGCGTTATAGCAAATATGCTATATGGTGCGGTTTACTTCCTACCTATTTACGCGACAGTGTTTGTGGTTGGTGGTTTCTGGGAAGTGTTATTTGCTGCAGTGCGTAAGCATGAAGTAAATGAAGGTTTCTTCGTAACATCTATCTTATTTGCACTTATCCTGCCTGCTAACATTCCATTATGGCAAGCGGCTATCGGTATTACTTTTGGTGTTGTAATCGCTAAAGAAGTATTCGGTGGTACAGGTAAGAACTTCTTGAATCCAGCGCTTGCTGGTCGTGCGTTCTTATTCTTCGCATACCCGTCTGACATTTCAGGTGATGCTGTATGGACTGCTGTTGACGGTTTCTCTGGTGCTACAGCACTGAGTTCTGCGGCTGCAGGTGGTCTTGAAGGTCTAACTAGTTCGCTAACTTGGGCTGATGCGTTTATTGGTAACATGCAAGGTTCAACAGGTGAAGTATCTGCCTTAATCATCTTGTTATCTGGTGGCGTATTACTGGTTGCTGGTGTTGCGTCTTGGAGAATTGTGTCGGGTGTTATGATTGGTATGGTAGCGACAAGCTTACTATTCAACATGATTGGCTCAGACACGAATCCAATGTTCGAAGTACCATTCTACTGGCATTTAGTTATCGGTGGTTTCGCGTTTGGTATGATGTTCATGGCGACGGATCCTGTATCGGCTTCATTTACTGATAATGGTAAATGGGCATACGGTATTCTTATCGGCTTAATGGTTGTACTAATTCGTGTGGTTAACCCTGCATTCCCTGAAGGTATGATGCTAGCAATCTTGTTTGCTAACTTATTCGCACCTCTATTTGATCACTTTGTTGTTCAAGCTAACATTAAACGGAGACTTGCACGCAATGGCTAG
- the dinB gene encoding DNA polymerase IV, which produces MKKIIHIDMDAYFANVEVRDNPAYKDIPIAIGGMSDRRGVIATCNYIARQYGVRSAMSSYKAMQLCPDLTLVPSRMQVYKEVSGQIHEIFSRYTDLIEPLSLDEAYLDVTDCKLFSGSATLIAEDIRKTIESELALTASAGVAPVKFLAKVASDINKPNGQFVITPLQVKPFVADLPLNKIPGVGKVTWQKLNRVGLYTCADVLKFPAEDIIESFGKLGRSLLERCQGIDNRPVCNERNRKSVGVEITLPEDIVTLEQCMALFPQLYQTLLQRLQKADPDMRITKQGVKLKFNDFTLTSKEQSITTLDEHLFTDLFAQALTKQEQRSIRLIGLYVGLAGDNDSEQYNLLF; this is translated from the coding sequence ATGAAAAAAATTATCCACATCGACATGGACGCTTACTTCGCCAACGTAGAAGTTAGGGACAATCCTGCTTACAAAGATATCCCTATCGCGATTGGTGGCATGAGTGACCGCCGTGGTGTCATTGCTACATGCAATTATATAGCCCGTCAATATGGCGTGCGTTCGGCTATGTCTTCGTATAAAGCCATGCAACTTTGCCCTGACTTAACATTAGTGCCTTCACGTATGCAGGTATATAAAGAAGTCTCAGGTCAGATCCACGAAATATTTTCTCGTTATACTGATTTGATCGAACCATTGTCGTTAGATGAAGCGTATTTAGATGTTACTGACTGTAAGTTATTCTCGGGTAGTGCGACGTTGATTGCCGAAGATATTCGTAAAACCATTGAATCTGAGTTGGCACTTACTGCGTCGGCAGGTGTTGCTCCGGTTAAGTTTTTAGCTAAAGTGGCATCCGATATTAATAAACCCAATGGACAGTTTGTTATCACTCCATTACAGGTTAAACCCTTCGTTGCTGATTTACCCTTGAATAAGATCCCGGGTGTGGGAAAAGTGACTTGGCAAAAGCTTAATCGCGTTGGACTGTATACTTGCGCCGATGTACTAAAGTTTCCAGCTGAAGATATTATAGAGAGCTTTGGTAAGCTCGGTCGTAGCCTGCTAGAGCGCTGTCAGGGTATTGATAATCGCCCTGTGTGTAACGAACGCAATCGTAAATCGGTGGGGGTAGAGATAACCTTACCCGAAGATATTGTCACGTTAGAACAATGCATGGCTTTATTTCCGCAGTTGTATCAAACCCTGCTGCAACGCTTACAAAAAGCGGATCCTGATATGCGTATTACTAAGCAAGGTGTTAAATTGAAGTTCAATGATTTTACCCTTACGAGTAAAGAGCAGAGTATTACCACACTCGACGAACATCTCTTTACAGATTTGTTTGCACAGGCACTGACAAAGCAAGAACAACGTAGTATTCGTTTAATTGGTTTATATGTCGGCCTTGCTGGTGATAATGATAGCGAACAATATAACTTGTTGTTTTAG
- a CDS encoding NADH:ubiquinone reductase (Na(+)-transporting) subunit D, translating to MAKSDLKEIVTAPIATNNPIALQILGVCSALAVTTKMETAFVMTIAVMVVTAFSSFFISLVRNMIPNSVRIIVQMAIIASLVIVVDQVLKAVAFQLSKELSVFVGLIITNCIVMGRAEAYAMKNKPLPSFLDGIGNGLGYGAILLAVATVREIFGSGTWFGIEILPLIQNGGWYQSNGLLLLPPSAFFIIGLLIWALRTWKPEQVEPKG from the coding sequence ATGGCTAAGTCTGACTTAAAAGAGATTGTTACCGCACCCATTGCCACTAACAACCCGATTGCATTACAAATCTTAGGTGTTTGTTCTGCATTGGCTGTAACAACGAAGATGGAAACTGCGTTTGTAATGACTATCGCCGTAATGGTGGTAACTGCGTTCTCAAGTTTCTTCATCTCGTTAGTGCGTAACATGATCCCGAACAGTGTGCGTATTATTGTGCAAATGGCAATTATTGCATCACTTGTAATCGTTGTTGACCAAGTACTTAAAGCGGTAGCGTTCCAGTTATCAAAAGAGCTTTCGGTATTCGTTGGTCTGATCATTACAAACTGTATCGTAATGGGTCGTGCTGAAGCTTACGCAATGAAGAACAAGCCTCTACCAAGTTTCTTAGACGGTATCGGTAACGGTTTAGGTTACGGTGCTATCTTACTTGCTGTTGCGACAGTACGTGAAATCTTTGGTTCAGGTACTTGGTTTGGTATTGAAATCTTACCACTTATCCAAAACGGTGGTTGGTACCAGTCAAACGGTCTATTACTACTACCGCCAAGTGCATTCTTCATCATTGGTTTATTGATTTGGGCTCTACGTACGTGGAAACCTGAGCAAGTTGAGCCAAAGGGGTAA
- a CDS encoding FAD:protein FMN transferase: MGLAIFILGCSEQKSTEEVLFSGPTMGTTYHMKVVGFPLSEQDKQDIQIEIDRRLELVNDQMSTYRPNSELSRFNQSVAVTGFEVSTDTAKVVLEALRLNKLTNGALDVTVGPLVNLWGFGPDNKPEKVPSQEQLDTIKLRIGIQHLAATKTTLSKDIDGLYVDLSSIAKGYGVDVIADYFASLGIENYLVEVGGELRINGVNARGIDWQVAVEKPTSDNQSVQEVIAVGNNAIATSGDYRNYYELNGERFAHTIDPVSGKPIKHKLVSVTVIHTSSMTADALATALMVMGEKDGLEFAKQQGLAVLMISKSDSGYNEVYTKQFEPYLK, encoded by the coding sequence ATGGGGCTAGCCATTTTCATTCTTGGTTGTAGTGAACAAAAAAGTACCGAAGAAGTGCTGTTTTCTGGTCCTACTATGGGTACTACTTATCATATGAAGGTCGTGGGGTTCCCACTGTCTGAACAAGATAAGCAAGATATCCAAATCGAGATTGATAGACGTTTAGAATTAGTGAACGACCAGATGTCGACTTATCGTCCTAATTCAGAGTTATCGCGCTTTAATCAAAGCGTGGCAGTGACTGGTTTTGAAGTGTCAACAGATACGGCGAAAGTAGTGCTAGAAGCTCTTCGTTTGAATAAGCTGACGAATGGTGCACTTGATGTTACTGTTGGTCCGTTAGTTAACTTGTGGGGTTTTGGTCCGGATAATAAACCGGAAAAAGTACCATCACAAGAACAACTAGATACTATTAAGCTGCGTATTGGTATTCAGCATTTAGCTGCGACCAAAACGACATTAAGCAAAGACATTGATGGGTTATACGTTGATTTGTCTTCGATTGCCAAAGGTTATGGCGTTGATGTTATCGCCGATTACTTTGCTTCATTAGGTATTGAAAACTACCTGGTCGAAGTGGGCGGTGAACTACGTATTAATGGTGTTAATGCGCGCGGTATTGATTGGCAGGTTGCGGTTGAAAAACCGACGAGTGACAATCAAAGTGTGCAAGAAGTGATTGCGGTTGGTAACAATGCAATTGCGACATCAGGTGATTACCGTAATTATTACGAGCTTAATGGTGAGCGGTTTGCGCATACTATTGACCCTGTAAGCGGTAAACCAATTAAACACAAACTGGTTTCTGTGACAGTCATTCACACTTCGTCAATGACGGCTGATGCACTTGCAACAGCGTTAATGGTCATGGGGGAAAAAGACGGTCTTGAATTTGCCAAGCAGCAAGGTTTAGCTGTATTGATGATCTCGAAGTCAGATTCAGGTTATAATGAAGTGTATACCAAACAGTTCGAACCTTATTTAAAATAG
- a CDS encoding Na(+)-translocating NADH-quinone reductase subunit A → MITIKKGLDLPIAGKPEQVIHDGPAIKRVAVLGEEYIGMRPTMSVKVGDRVKKGQVLFEDKKTPGVKYTAFAAGTIAEVNRGAKRILQSVVIDVDGNESEKFAQVTSAEIANLDRDTVVTNLVDSGLWTALRTRPFSRVPAIDSNASAIFITAMDTNPLAADAALIINQNSDAFVDGLNVISHLTSGKVYVCKAEGTLPKSTASNVEEQAFAGPHPAGLAGTHIHLLESAGTKRTVWSIGYQDVIAFGKLFTTGELHTDRVISLAGPAVKKPRLISTRLGASITELTASELNAGENRVISGSVLSGVQAYTINAYLGRYHNQISALAEGREKEFLGYIKPGSDKFSVANVFTSAFNRARQFNFTTTTGGSDRAMMPMGNYERVMPLDILPTMLLRSLVTGDTDEAITLGCLELDEEDLALCTFSCPGKYDFGPILRDCLTTIEKEG, encoded by the coding sequence ATGATTACGATAAAAAAAGGACTGGATCTACCTATCGCAGGTAAACCTGAGCAAGTAATTCATGATGGCCCAGCTATCAAACGAGTTGCTGTTCTAGGTGAAGAGTATATTGGAATGCGCCCAACAATGAGTGTTAAAGTTGGTGATCGTGTTAAGAAAGGTCAGGTTCTTTTTGAAGACAAAAAGACACCAGGCGTTAAATATACAGCCTTCGCTGCAGGAACAATTGCTGAAGTTAACCGTGGTGCTAAGCGGATCTTACAATCGGTAGTGATTGACGTAGATGGTAACGAAAGTGAGAAATTCGCTCAAGTTACATCAGCTGAAATTGCTAATCTTGACCGCGACACCGTGGTTACAAATCTTGTAGACTCAGGTTTATGGACTGCATTGCGCACTCGTCCATTTAGCCGTGTTCCTGCAATTGATAGTAATGCATCAGCAATCTTTATTACAGCAATGGACACAAATCCACTTGCTGCAGATGCTGCATTAATTATTAATCAAAACAGCGATGCATTTGTTGATGGTTTAAATGTTATTTCTCACTTAACAAGCGGTAAAGTTTACGTTTGTAAAGCGGAAGGCACATTACCTAAATCAACAGCATCAAATGTTGAAGAGCAAGCTTTTGCTGGTCCTCATCCTGCTGGTCTTGCTGGTACGCATATTCATTTATTAGAATCGGCTGGTACTAAGCGTACAGTTTGGTCTATTGGCTATCAAGACGTTATTGCTTTCGGTAAGTTGTTTACTACAGGTGAATTACATACTGACCGTGTTATTTCATTAGCAGGCCCTGCTGTGAAAAAACCACGTTTGATTAGCACTCGTCTAGGCGCATCAATTACAGAGTTAACTGCAAGTGAACTTAACGCTGGTGAAAACCGTGTTATTTCAGGTTCTGTATTATCTGGTGTTCAAGCTTACACAATAAATGCTTATCTTGGTCGTTATCACAACCAAATCAGCGCTCTAGCTGAAGGTCGTGAGAAGGAATTCCTAGGTTACATTAAACCTGGTAGTGACAAATTCTCAGTTGCTAACGTATTTACCTCTGCATTCAATCGCGCACGTCAATTCAACTTTACTACAACCACTGGTGGTAGTGATCGTGCAATGATGCCTATGGGTAACTACGAGCGCGTTATGCCATTAGATATCTTACCTACTATGTTACTACGCTCGTTAGTAACAGGTGACACAGATGAAGCAATTACGTTAGGTTGTCTTGAATTAGACGAAGAAGATCTAGCGTTATGTACTTTCTCTTGCCCAGGTAAGTACGACTTTGGTCCAATTCTACGTGATTGTCTAACGACAATTGAGAAGGAAGGTTAA
- a CDS encoding BolA family protein: MSLGNDIQQQLLASFDIQHLEVVCDSHKHNVPPGSEIHFSVVIVTSEFDGKMLIARHRMVNTALVAQFEAGIHALSIHAYTPTQWAKKNGQDQSVPESPDCLG; the protein is encoded by the coding sequence ATGTCATTAGGTAACGATATTCAACAGCAATTATTGGCTAGTTTTGATATTCAACATTTAGAGGTGGTTTGTGATAGCCACAAGCATAATGTGCCACCAGGTAGTGAAATTCATTTTTCAGTGGTGATAGTAACAAGCGAATTTGATGGTAAAATGCTGATCGCACGTCATCGAATGGTAAACACTGCGCTGGTAGCCCAATTTGAAGCGGGTATTCATGCATTATCAATACATGCTTATACACCGACACAGTGGGCTAAAAAAAATGGTCAAGATCAAAGCGTGCCTGAGTCGCCGGATTGTCTTGGTTAG
- the cysD gene encoding sulfate adenylyltransferase subunit CysD, with product MNQQRLTHLKQLEAESIHIIREVAAEFDNPVMMYSIGKDSSVMLHLARKAFYPGKIPFPLLHVDTNWKFREMIEFRDKTVEKYGFDLLVHQNPEGLAMGCSPFEHGSSKHTDIMKTQGLKQALDKYGFDAAFGGARRDEEKSRAKERVYSFRDKNHRWDPKNQRPELWRTYNGQVNKGESIRVFPLSNWTELDIWQYIYQEQIEIVPLYLAAKRPVVERDGALIMVDDDRMKLQAGEKIEEKMVRFRTLGCYPLTGAVESEALTLPEIIEEMLLATSSERQGRMIDHDSSASMEQKKRQGYF from the coding sequence ATGAATCAACAGAGGTTGACCCACCTTAAACAGCTGGAAGCTGAAAGTATCCACATAATCAGGGAAGTAGCTGCAGAGTTTGATAATCCGGTAATGATGTATTCAATCGGTAAAGACTCATCAGTGATGCTACACCTTGCTCGTAAGGCTTTTTACCCAGGTAAGATCCCATTTCCATTATTACATGTTGATACTAACTGGAAGTTTCGCGAAATGATTGAGTTTCGTGACAAGACGGTTGAAAAATACGGTTTTGACCTGCTAGTACACCAGAATCCAGAAGGGCTCGCGATGGGCTGTAGTCCATTTGAGCATGGTAGTTCAAAGCATACCGATATTATGAAAACCCAAGGCCTGAAACAGGCGCTGGATAAATATGGTTTTGATGCCGCTTTCGGTGGTGCACGACGTGATGAAGAAAAATCACGCGCTAAAGAACGTGTGTATTCATTCCGTGATAAGAACCATCGTTGGGATCCGAAGAACCAACGACCTGAATTATGGCGTACTTATAATGGTCAGGTAAATAAAGGCGAAAGCATTCGTGTTTTCCCATTATCAAACTGGACTGAATTGGATATTTGGCAATATATCTATCAAGAACAAATCGAAATTGTGCCACTTTATCTTGCTGCGAAACGTCCTGTTGTTGAACGTGATGGTGCGTTGATCATGGTTGATGATGATCGCATGAAGTTACAAGCAGGCGAGAAGATCGAAGAGAAAATGGTGCGCTTTAGAACTCTTGGTTGTTACCCATTAACAGGGGCGGTGGAATCGGAAGCGTTAACATTACCTGAGATCATTGAAGAGATGTTACTGGCAACAAGCAGTGAACGACAAGGACGTATGATTGACCATGATTCTTCAGCTTCAATGGAGCAGAAGAAACGTCAAGGTTATTTCTAG
- the nqrF gene encoding NADH:ubiquinone reductase (Na(+)-transporting) subunit F: protein MEIILGVVMFTIIVLALVTVILFAKSKLVSEGDITISINGDPEKSVVTGAGGKLLGSLAASGIFVSSACGGGGTCGQCRVKVKSGGGDILPTELDHISKGEAREGERLSCQVSVKVDMDIELPEEIFGVKKWECEVISNDNKATFIKELKMAIPNGEVVPFRAGGYIQIEAPAHHVKYSDYDIPEEYRGDWQHFGFFDVESKVDEDTIRAYSMANCPEEAGIIMLNVRIATPPPRDLSLPAGKMSSYIFSLKAGDKVTISGPFGEFFAKETDNEMVFVGGGAGMAPMRSHIFDQLNRLDTKRKVSFWYGARSKREMFYVEDFDMLAKENENFEWHVALSDPQPEDNWEGYTGFIHNVILENYLGNHEAPEDCEYYMCGPPMMNAAVIGMLKDLGVEDENIMLDDFG, encoded by the coding sequence ATGGAAATCATTCTCGGCGTAGTCATGTTCACAATTATCGTTTTAGCCTTGGTAACAGTAATTCTGTTTGCTAAGTCTAAACTGGTAAGTGAAGGTGATATTACAATTAGTATTAACGGTGACCCAGAGAAATCTGTAGTGACTGGTGCGGGTGGTAAACTTCTAGGTTCACTCGCTGCAAGCGGTATTTTCGTTTCTTCAGCTTGTGGTGGCGGTGGTACTTGTGGCCAGTGTCGTGTAAAAGTTAAATCAGGCGGTGGTGATATTCTACCAACTGAACTTGACCACATATCTAAAGGTGAAGCTCGTGAAGGCGAACGTCTATCATGCCAAGTTAGTGTAAAAGTTGACATGGATATTGAGCTGCCAGAAGAAATCTTTGGTGTTAAAAAATGGGAATGTGAAGTTATCTCTAACGATAACAAAGCAACTTTCATTAAAGAACTTAAAATGGCTATTCCAAACGGTGAAGTGGTTCCTTTCCGCGCCGGTGGTTATATCCAAATTGAAGCGCCTGCTCATCACGTTAAATATTCAGACTATGATATTCCAGAAGAATACCGTGGCGATTGGCAACACTTTGGCTTCTTTGATGTTGAATCTAAAGTTGATGAAGATACTATCCGTGCTTACTCTATGGCTAACTGCCCAGAAGAAGCGGGTATCATCATGCTTAACGTGCGTATTGCTACGCCACCGCCGCGTGATCTATCTTTACCAGCAGGTAAAATGTCTTCGTACATCTTCAGCTTAAAAGCGGGTGACAAAGTGACTATCTCAGGTCCATTTGGTGAGTTCTTTGCAAAAGAAACTGACAATGAAATGGTATTTGTTGGTGGTGGTGCTGGTATGGCGCCAATGCGTTCACACATCTTCGATCAGTTAAACCGTTTAGATACGAAACGTAAAGTTTCATTCTGGTACGGTGCGCGTTCTAAGCGTGAAATGTTCTATGTTGAAGATTTCGATATGCTTGCAAAAGAGAACGAAAACTTTGAATGGCATGTTGCACTGAGTGATCCACAACCAGAAGATAACTGGGAAGGTTACACAGGCTTCATCCATAACGTGATCCTTGAGAACTACTTAGGTAATCACGAAGCGCCAGAAGATTGTGAGTACTACATGTGTGGTCCACCAATGATGAATGCGGCTGTTATCGGTATGCTGAAAGACCTTGGTGTTGAAGATGAAAATATCATGCTAGATGACTTTGGCTAA
- a CDS encoding Na(+)-translocating NADH-quinone reductase subunit C, with amino-acid sequence MASKETPLKTITIVAALCLVCSIVVSGAAVGLRDAQNANKALDKQTNLLSVAGKLEENANVGEIYAKFVEAKFVDLTTGEYVEENAATFDQLQNVKDLTKSTDLTGKDVAGIKRRSNVADIYLVKDAQGNVESYVLPVYGRGLWSTMYAFVAIDKDGKTVKRIQYYEQGETPGLGGEVLNPLWTAKWEGKQLFNANGDVAIRVVKTGGQENTPSGIDGLSGATLTGQGVENTFQFWIGENGFGPFLKKLQNGGSNNG; translated from the coding sequence ATGGCTAGTAAAGAAACTCCACTGAAAACTATCACAATCGTTGCGGCGTTGTGTTTAGTATGTTCAATCGTCGTATCAGGCGCAGCAGTAGGCCTACGTGATGCTCAAAATGCTAACAAAGCATTGGATAAGCAAACTAACCTACTTTCTGTTGCTGGCAAGTTAGAAGAAAATGCTAACGTTGGCGAAATTTACGCGAAGTTTGTTGAAGCTAAATTTGTTGATTTAACAACGGGCGAATATGTTGAAGAGAATGCAGCGACATTTGATCAACTTCAAAACGTAAAAGATCTAACGAAAAGTACTGACTTAACGGGTAAAGACGTTGCTGGTATTAAGCGTCGTTCAAATGTTGCTGATATTTATCTTGTAAAAGATGCACAAGGTAATGTTGAGTCTTACGTACTGCCTGTATACGGTCGTGGCCTATGGTCAACGATGTATGCATTCGTTGCAATCGACAAAGATGGCAAAACAGTGAAACGCATTCAGTACTATGAACAGGGTGAAACTCCTGGTCTAGGTGGCGAAGTGTTAAACCCACTGTGGACAGCTAAATGGGAAGGCAAGCAACTGTTCAATGCGAATGGTGATGTTGCAATCCGAGTTGTTAAAACAGGCGGTCAAGAAAATACGCCTTCAGGTATTGATGGTTTATCTGGTGCTACGCTAACAGGTCAAGGTGTTGAAAATACATTCCAGTTCTGGATTGGTGAAAACGGTTTTGGTCCTTTCCTGAAGAAATTGCAAAACGGAGGCTCAAACAATGGCTAA
- the ompW gene encoding outer membrane protein OmpW, which produces MNKKILSGLITASLLSATLAAPAIAHQQGDIIVRAGAIMVAPNESSENVGGAFGEFTVSDNTQLGLNFTYMATDNIGIELVAATPFSHDVGLDSLGGDIAEVHHLPPTLLAQYYFGNSGSKFRPYVGAGLNYTVFYDTKFNENGASKGLTDLDLSNSLGFAAQVGMDYKINEKWLVNASVMYADISTDVTFKLNGADVKAKTDIDPLVYMVSVGYVF; this is translated from the coding sequence ATGAACAAGAAAATATTATCTGGATTAATCACTGCCTCTCTCTTATCAGCAACGCTTGCAGCCCCTGCTATTGCTCATCAACAAGGTGATATTATTGTTCGTGCAGGTGCTATTATGGTTGCGCCAAATGAATCAAGTGAAAATGTAGGTGGGGCGTTCGGTGAGTTTACAGTGAGTGATAATACTCAACTTGGTTTAAACTTCACTTATATGGCTACAGATAATATCGGTATTGAATTGGTTGCGGCAACACCATTCTCGCATGATGTTGGTCTTGATAGCTTAGGTGGTGATATTGCAGAGGTTCATCACTTACCACCAACATTATTAGCTCAATATTACTTTGGTAATTCTGGTTCTAAATTCCGTCCTTATGTAGGTGCCGGACTTAACTATACAGTATTCTATGACACTAAATTTAATGAAAATGGTGCTTCGAAAGGTCTTACTGATTTAGATTTGAGTAACTCGCTTGGCTTTGCTGCACAAGTTGGTATGGATTATAAAATCAATGAAAAATGGCTAGTTAATGCATCAGTAATGTATGCGGATATCAGTACTGATGTGACGTTTAAGTTAAATGGTGCTGATGTTAAAGCTAAAACAGACATCGACCCATTGGTATACATGGTTAGTGTAGGTTATGTATTTTAA
- the nqrE gene encoding NADH:ubiquinone reductase (Na(+)-transporting) subunit E: MEHYISLFVRAIFIENLALSFFLGMCTFLAVSKKVTTAIGLGVAVTAVLTISIPVNQVIYGSVLAPGALAWAGFPEADLSFLGFITFIGVIAALVQILEMVLDKFLPALYNALGIFLPLITVNCAIFGGVSFMVQRDYNFTESVVYGFGSGLGWMLAIVAMAGLREKMKYSDVPDGLRGLGITFITAGLMALGFMSFSGIQL, from the coding sequence ATGGAACATTATATTAGTTTGTTCGTACGTGCTATTTTCATTGAAAACTTAGCATTATCATTTTTCTTAGGTATGTGTACATTCCTTGCTGTATCTAAGAAAGTGACAACAGCGATTGGTCTTGGTGTTGCAGTAACAGCTGTACTTACTATTTCTATCCCTGTTAACCAAGTAATTTATGGCAGCGTACTTGCTCCTGGTGCACTTGCATGGGCTGGTTTCCCTGAAGCTGATTTAAGCTTTCTAGGTTTCATCACGTTCATTGGTGTAATTGCCGCGTTAGTACAAATTTTAGAGATGGTGTTAGACAAGTTCTTACCTGCTCTATATAACGCACTGGGTATTTTCCTGCCGTTGATCACAGTTAACTGTGCAATCTTCGGTGGTGTATCTTTCATGGTACAACGTGACTATAACTTCACAGAATCAGTGGTTTATGGTTTTGGTAGTGGTCTAGGTTGGATGTTAGCTATCGTTGCGATGGCTGGTCTTCGTGAGAAAATGAAATATTCAGATGTGCCAGATGGTCTACGTGGTTTAGGTATTACCTTTATTACAGCAGGTCTTATGGCGCTAGGTTTCATGTCATTTTCTGGTATTCAGTTATAA
- the nqrM gene encoding (Na+)-NQR maturation NqrM: protein MAYFAATFVIFALVIAGMSIGYIVQEKSITGSCGGISGLGMEKACDCPDPCDKRKAKMAKEEAKQKMLNENRII from the coding sequence ATGGCTTATTTTGCTGCAACATTTGTTATTTTTGCGTTAGTTATTGCTGGTATGTCTATCGGTTATATCGTGCAAGAAAAATCTATCACAGGCAGCTGTGGTGGTATTAGTGGTTTAGGTATGGAAAAGGCGTGTGATTGCCCCGATCCATGTGATAAACGCAAAGCTAAAATGGCAAAAGAAGAAGCTAAACAGAAGATGTTAAACGAAAACCGTATCATCTAG